One Triticum dicoccoides isolate Atlit2015 ecotype Zavitan chromosome 5B, WEW_v2.0, whole genome shotgun sequence genomic window carries:
- the LOC119307743 gene encoding 60S ribosomal protein L8 has translation MGRVIRAQRKGAGSVFKSHTHHRKGPARFRSLDFGERNGYLKGVVTDVIHDPGRGAPLAKVTFRHPFRYKHQKELFVAAEGMYTGQFVYCGRRATLSVGNVLPLRSVPEGGVICNVEHHVGDRGVFARASGDYAIVISHNPDNGTSRIKLPSGAKKIVPSSCRAMIGQVAGGGRTEKPMLKAGNAYHKYRVKRNSWPKVRGVAMNPVEHPHGGGNHQHIGHASTVRRDAPPGQKVGLIAARRTGRLRGQAAASAAKADKAT, from the exons aTGGGTCGCGTGATCCGCGCTCAGCGTAAGGGTGCGGGCTCCGTCTTCAAGTCCCACACCCACCACCGCAAGGGCCCCGCCCGGTTCAGGTCGCTCGACTTCGGCGAGCGCAACGGGTACCTCAAGGGCGTCGTCACCGATGTCATCCACGACCCGGGGCGTGGTGCGCCGCTGGCCAAGGTGACCTTCcgccacccgttcaggtacaagcaCCAGAAGGAGCTCTTCGTCGCCGCCGAGGGTATGTACACCGGCCAGTTCGTCTACTGCGGACGCCGCGCCACCCTCTCCGTCGGCAACGTCCTCCCGCTCCGCTCCGTTCCTGAGGGAGGCGTCATCTGCAACGTCGAGCACCACGTCGGCGACCGCGGTGTCTTCGCCAGGGCATCCGGTGACTACGCCATCGTCATCAGCCACAACCCCGACAACGGCACCTCAAG GATCAAGCTCCCCTCTGGTGCCAAGAAGATTGTCCCAAGCAGCTGCCGTGCCATGATTGGTCAGGTTGCTGGTGGTGGCAGGACTGAGAAGCCAATGCTCAAGGCTGGTAACGCCTACCACAAGTACCGTGTGAAGAGGAACTCGTGGCCTAAGGTGCGTGGTGTGGCCATGAACCCTGTGGAGCATCCCCACGGAGGAGGTAACCACCAGCATATTGGTCACGCTTCCACTGTCCGCCGTGATGCACCACCTGGCCAGAAGGTTGGTCTCATCGCTGCTAGGAGGACTGGTCGTCTCAGAGGCCAGGCTGCCGCCTCTGCTGCCAAGGCCGACAAGGCCACTTAG
- the LOC119307744 gene encoding probable LRR receptor-like serine/threonine-protein kinase At1g05700, whose product MEPATAAAAACPRLLVSLFLVLSCFVSPELVHGQPDALGFISIDCGIADGPSYPDESTRGLRYVSDAGFVDAGAGANAGINPPYSDRELAARYLTVRHFSGGAARNCYTLRGLSPGGRYLVRSSFYYGNYDVLNRPPSFHLYLGVNRWAAVNVTAPDDMYIFEAVVVSPADFFQVCLVDIGQGTPFISGLDLRPLRAAMYPEATVNQSLLLLNVRRPAARFALNRYHFWRPASFYKIYRYPFDSYDRIWQSYGDVAAWTNITTAADVDVSKASSFDAPPVVLRSAATPVNGTRLDFSWSPDTSQNNDSSSAAYLLLLYFTELQQLPGNTLRRFDILVDGASWNGSRSYTPKYLSAEVVEQVVVQGSGQHTVSLVATPDATLPPILNAFEIYSLRQMTELATNNGDAKAMMGIRTTYMLKKNWMGDPCAPKAFAWNGLNCSYSSSGPAWITALILSSSLLTGAVDPSFGDLKSLQYLDLSNNSLSGPIPDFLAQMPSLKFLDLSSNKLSGSIPAALVRKRQNGSLVLRIGNNANICDNGASTCAPNDKQKNRTLIIAIAVPIAVATLLFVAAIIILHRRRIKQDTWMANSARLNSPRDRERSNLFENRQFSYKELKLITANFKEEIGRGGFGAVFLGYLENGSPVAVKIRSKTSSQGDREFLSEAQHLSRVHHRNLVSLIGYCKDKKQLALVYEYMHGGDLEDRLRGEVSVATPLSWHRRLKIALDSAHGLEYLHRSCQPPLIHRDVKTKNILLSADLDAKISDFGLTKVFADEFMTHITTQPAGTLGYLDPEYYNTSRLSEKSDVYSFGVVLLEVITGQSPAVAITDTESIHIAQWVRQKLSEGNIESIADSKMGREYDVNSVWKVTELALQCKEQPSRERPTMTDVVAELKECLELEVSRGMGNYNSVTSGTSNLSATSADSHNDAQANDLKQQSVLELGQVGDASPTHIGPAPR is encoded by the exons ATGGAGCCAGCAACGGCAGCCGCAGCAGCTTGTCCTCGGTTGCTCGTGTCCCTCTTCCTCGTCCTATCATGCTTCGTGTCACCCGAGCTCGTCCATGGCCAGCCCGACGCCCTCGGCTTCATCAGCATCGACTGCGGGATCGCCGACGGCCCGAGCTACCCCGACGAGTCCACGCGCGGCCTGAGGTACGTCTCGGACGCCGGCTTTGTCGACGCCGGCGCGGGGGCCAACGCTGGCATCAACCCGCCGTACAGCGACCGGGAACTGGCGGCGCGGTACCTCACCGTACGCCACTTCTCCGGTGGTGCTGCCCGCAACTGCTACACGCTCCGGGGGCTCTCGCCGGGAGGCAGGTACCTTGTCAGGTCCAGCTTCTACTACGGCAACTACGACGTGCTCAACAGGCCCCCGTCCTTCCACCTCTACCTCGGGGTCAACCGCTGGGCCGCCGTCAACGTCACCGCGCCCGATGACATGTACATCTTCGAGGCCGTCGTCGTGTCCCCGGCTGATTTCTTTCAG GTGTGCCTGGTGGACATAGGACAGGGTACGCCCTTCATCTCCGGGCTTGACCTGAGGCCGCTCAGGGCGGCCATGTACCCGGAGGCCACCGTGAACCAGTCGCTGCTCCTGCTCAACGTTCGCCGGCCGGCGGCGAGATTCGCCTTGAACCGCTACCACTTCTGGCGGCCGGCTAGTTTCTATAAGATATACAG GTACCCATTTGACTCCTATGACCGCATCTGGCAGTCTTACGGCGACGTCGCTGCGTGGACCAACATAACGACGGCGGCCGACGTCGATGTCTCCAAGGCCAGCAGCTTCGACGCGCCGCCTGTGGTGCTGCGGAGCGCCGCCACTCCGGTGAACGGAACCCGGCTCGACTTCTCATGGAGCCCGGACACCTCCCAGAACAATGACAGCAGCAGCGCAGCCTACCTCCTGCTGCTCTACTTCACGGAGCTACAGCAGCTGCCGGGCAACACGCTGAGGCGGTTCGACATCCTCGTTGACGGCGCCTCGTGGAACGGCAGCCGGAGTTACACCCCGAAGTACCTCTCCGCAGAGGTTGTGGAACAGGTGGTGGTGCAGGGGTCAGGCCAGCACACCGTCTCGCTTGTCGCCACGCCAGATGCCACACTCCCGCCCATCCTGAACGCGTTCGAGATATACTCACTGCGGCAGATGACTGAGCTTGCGACGAACAATGGAGACG CCAAGGCCATGATGGGAATTCGCACGACGTACATGCTGAAGAAAAACTGGATGGGTGATCCTTGTGCGCCGAAAGCATTTGCCTGGAATGGCCTGAACTGCAGTTATTCTTCATCTGGTCCTGCATGGATAACAGCTCT AATATTGTCATCTAGTTTGTTGACCGGTGCAGTTGATCCTTCTTTCGGTGATCTAAAATCCCTTCAATACCT GGACTTGTCCAATAACAGCCTGTCTGGTCCAATACCTGATTTTCTGGCACAAATGCCATCACTTAAATTCCT TGATTTGTCAAGCAACAAACTCAGTGGATCAATTCCTGCAGCTCTAGTACGGAAGCGTCAAAATGGATCCCTTGTATTAAG GATTGGTAACAATGCAAATATCTGTGACAATGGTGCTTCTACATGTGCTCCAAACGACAAGcaaaagaacagaacactcatcatTGCGATAGCCGTTCCAATAGCTGTAGCTACTCTACTGTTTGTCGCAGCAATTATTATCCTTCATAGAAGGAGAATTAAACAAG ATACATGGATGGCAAATAGCGCAAGGCTTAATAGCCCCAGGGACAGGGAGAGGTCGAACTTGTTTGAGAACAGACAGTTCAGCTACAAAGAGCTGAAGCTCATCACAGCTAACTTCAAGGAAGAAATAGGGCGAGGAGGATTTGGTGCTGTGTTTCTAGGCTATTTGGAGAATGGAAGTCCAGTTGCTGTGAAGATCCGTTCAAAAACATCATCTCAAGGGGACAGGGAGTTTCTATCTGAG gctcaacacttgagtCGAGTTCACCACAGGAACCTGGTTTCCTTGATTGGTTATTGCAAGGACAAGAAACAACTGGCCCTTGTCTATGAATATATGCATGGTGGAGACCTAGAGGATCGTCTAAGAG GAGAGGTGTCTGTCGCTACGCCCCTCAGTTGGCATCGACGTCTCAAGATTGCTCTCGACTCTGCCCATG GATTGGAATATCTACATAGGTCCTGCCAACCGCCACTGATCCATAGGGATGTGAAGACAAAGAACATCCTGCTATCTGCTGACCTAGATGCAAAGATATCCGACTTTGGCCTGACCAAGGTGTTCGCAGATGAGTTCATGACCCATATTACTACCCAACCAGCAGGCACCCTGGGGTATCTTGACCCTGAGTACTATAATACATCCCGGCTCAGTGAGAAGAGTGACGTGTATAGCTTTGGAGTTGTACTACTGGAGGTTATAACCGGTCAGTCGCCGGCGGTCGCCATTACTGACACTGAGAGCATCCATATAGCACAGTGGGTGCGCCAGAAGCTCTCCGAGGGTAACATTGAGAGCATTGCTGACTCAAAGATGGGAAGGGAGTACGATGTCAACTCAGTCTGGAAGGTTACAGAGCTGGCACTGCAGTGCAAAGAACAACCATCACGGGAACGACCAACAATGACAGACGTTGTGGCTGAGCTCAAGGAATGCTTGGAGCTGGAGGTGTCTCGTGGAATGGGTAATTACAACTCAGTCACTAGCGGCACAAGTAATCTCAGTGCAACAAGCGCTGACTCGCACAACGATGCTCAAGCAAATGATCTGAAACAGCAAAGTGTGCTTGAGTTGGGGCAGGTTGGCGATGCATCGCCAACTCACATAGGTCCGGCACCAAGATGA